From a region of the Candidatus Pantoea bituminis genome:
- the hpf gene encoding ribosome hibernation promoting factor, with protein sequence MQLNLTGQHVEITEPLREFVNGKFAKLEHYFDRINQVYIILKVEKVNQIAEATLHVSGGELHATSEAEDMYAAIDGLIDKLTRQLTKHKDKLKKH encoded by the coding sequence ATGCAGCTGAACCTCACTGGGCAACATGTCGAAATCACCGAACCTCTGCGTGAATTCGTTAACGGTAAGTTTGCCAAACTGGAACACTACTTTGATCGTATCAATCAGGTTTATATTATTCTGAAAGTCGAGAAGGTCAATCAAATTGCCGAGGCGACTTTACACGTCAGCGGTGGCGAACTGCACGCCACGTCGGAAGCGGAAGATATGTATGCGGCTATTGACGGTTTGATTGATAAACTCACCCGTCAACTGACCAAACACAAAGACAAACTGAAAAAACACTAA
- the lptA gene encoding lipopolysaccharide ABC transporter substrate-binding protein LptA → MKFKMNKNSLKYLLASVLLATSVPALALTGDSDKPVNIDSQNQALDLQGNVATFTGNVIVTQGSIKITADKVVVTRPGGDSKKTIVDAYGNPATFYQMQDSGKPVQGHASKLHYELANDFVELTGNAYIEQQDSNIKGDRITYLVKEQKMQAYSQGQSKRVTTVLVPSQLQDKQGSSNSGKRVTDSYGHINRRKSGEGI, encoded by the coding sequence ATGAAATTCAAAATGAACAAAAACAGCCTTAAGTATTTACTGGCCAGCGTGCTGCTTGCGACCAGTGTTCCAGCGCTGGCCTTGACCGGTGACTCGGATAAACCCGTGAATATCGATTCGCAGAACCAGGCGCTGGATCTGCAAGGCAACGTGGCCACCTTTACCGGCAATGTTATCGTGACGCAAGGCTCGATCAAAATCACTGCGGACAAAGTGGTGGTTACGCGTCCTGGCGGCGACAGCAAGAAAACCATTGTTGATGCTTACGGTAACCCCGCCACTTTCTATCAAATGCAGGACAGCGGCAAACCGGTTCAGGGCCATGCCTCAAAATTGCATTACGAACTGGCCAACGATTTTGTTGAGTTGACTGGCAATGCGTACATCGAACAGCAAGACAGCAACATCAAAGGCGATCGCATAACGTATCTGGTTAAAGAACAAAAAATGCAGGCGTACAGTCAGGGTCAAAGTAAACGAGTGACCACCGTGCTGGTGCCATCGCAGTTGCAAGATAAGCAAGGTTCGTCCAACAGCGGAAAAAGAGTAACTGATAGCTATGGCCACATTAATCGCAGAAAATCTGGCGAAGGCATATAA
- the kdsC gene encoding 3-deoxy-manno-octulosonate-8-phosphatase KdsC — MPLESATVETCYGPVSAAVMARASKIRLLICDVDGVMSDGVIYMGNNGEELKAFNVRDGYGIRCLLTSDVEVAIITGRNARLMEDRCKTLGIRHLYQGQSDKLLAYRELLDKLSLSDEQVAYIGDDLIDWPVMAKVGLSVAVADAHPVLLPRANYVTRIAGGRGAVRELCDLILMAQDKFEDAKGQSV, encoded by the coding sequence ATGCCGTTAGAAAGTGCCACCGTTGAAACGTGTTACGGACCGGTTAGTGCCGCTGTAATGGCGCGCGCCAGTAAGATTCGTTTGCTGATTTGTGATGTTGATGGCGTGATGTCAGATGGCGTCATTTACATGGGAAATAACGGTGAAGAGCTGAAGGCTTTCAATGTCCGCGACGGTTACGGCATTCGCTGCCTGCTGACCTCCGATGTAGAAGTGGCTATTATAACCGGCCGCAACGCTCGACTGATGGAAGATCGCTGCAAAACCCTCGGCATACGTCATCTTTATCAGGGCCAGTCGGATAAGCTTTTGGCCTATCGTGAACTTCTGGATAAACTGTCTCTTTCTGATGAACAGGTTGCCTACATCGGTGACGATCTCATCGACTGGCCGGTTATGGCCAAAGTAGGTCTGAGTGTTGCCGTTGCAGATGCACATCCTGTTTTACTGCCACGCGCCAATTACGTGACGCGTATCGCCGGTGGACGCGGTGCGGTACGTGAATTATGCGATCTGATCTTAATGGCGCAAGATAAATTTGAGGATGCCAAAGGGCAATCGGTATGA
- the mtgA gene encoding monofunctional biosynthetic peptidoglycan transglycosylase — translation MSKYKGSLGQRIKRIVVRMLLAWLGIWVAGIVLFSFLPVPFSAVMVERQLVAWINGRFDYVAHSDWVGHDEISPWMALAVIASEDQKFPVHWGFDVAAIESVLDNSNEKMRGASTLSQQTAKNLFLWDGRSWVRKGLEAGLTVGIETVWTKRRILTVYLNIAEFGDGVFGVEAASQRFFHKPASRLSMSEAALLAAVLPNPIRFRADAPSGYIRQRQQWIMRQMRQLGGEGFLQRNKLD, via the coding sequence ATGAGTAAGTATAAAGGAAGCCTCGGACAACGTATTAAGCGCATTGTTGTCCGCATGCTGTTGGCATGGTTAGGGATTTGGGTAGCAGGCATTGTGCTTTTTTCGTTTTTGCCGGTTCCTTTTTCCGCCGTGATGGTTGAGCGACAACTGGTCGCCTGGATAAATGGCCGGTTCGATTATGTGGCGCATTCGGATTGGGTAGGGCACGACGAAATCTCACCATGGATGGCATTAGCCGTGATTGCATCAGAAGATCAAAAATTTCCGGTGCACTGGGGATTTGATGTAGCAGCTATAGAGTCTGTGTTGGATAACAGCAATGAAAAAATGCGCGGTGCATCTACACTGTCACAGCAAACGGCCAAAAATCTGTTTCTGTGGGATGGACGCAGTTGGGTGCGTAAAGGTCTGGAAGCCGGTTTGACCGTGGGAATTGAAACCGTGTGGACCAAACGCCGCATTCTGACGGTTTACCTGAATATTGCTGAGTTTGGGGACGGAGTCTTTGGCGTTGAAGCGGCATCGCAGCGTTTCTTTCATAAACCCGCCAGCCGCCTCAGTATGTCGGAAGCCGCGCTGCTGGCTGCTGTGCTGCCTAATCCTATTCGTTTTCGTGCCGATGCGCCTTCAGGTTATATCCGGCAACGTCAGCAATGGATCATGCGGCAAATGCGCCAGCTGGGCGGCGAGGGATTCCTGCAACGCAATAAGCTGGATTAA
- the kdsD gene encoding arabinose-5-phosphate isomerase KdsD yields MSHQQSIGDFDFQQAGKAVLRIEREGLEQLDQYINEDFARACAMIFACKGKVVVMGMGKSGHIGKKMAATFASTGTPAFFVHPGEASHGDLGMVSSNDVVIAISNSGESNEILALIPVIKRQKIKLICMTSRAESAMGRVADVHLCIKVPQEACPLGLAPTTSTTATLVMGDALAVALLEARGFTPEDFALSHPGGALGRKLLLHVSDIMHSGDEMPHVTHDASLRDALLEITRKNLGLTVIVNDLMKIEGIFTDGDLRRIFDMGIDFQRATIAEVMTRGGIRVRPNVLAVDALNLMQTKNITALLVADDDRLLGVVHMHDMLRAGVV; encoded by the coding sequence ATGTCACATCAGCAATCGATCGGTGATTTTGATTTCCAGCAAGCAGGAAAAGCGGTGCTGCGCATTGAGCGTGAAGGACTGGAACAACTCGACCAATATATCAATGAGGATTTCGCGCGTGCTTGCGCCATGATTTTCGCCTGTAAAGGCAAAGTTGTGGTCATGGGAATGGGCAAATCGGGTCATATCGGTAAAAAGATGGCAGCAACGTTTGCCAGCACCGGTACCCCGGCATTTTTTGTTCATCCTGGCGAAGCCAGTCATGGCGATCTTGGCATGGTGAGCAGCAATGATGTTGTCATTGCCATTTCAAACAGCGGTGAGTCTAACGAAATTCTGGCGTTGATCCCGGTGATCAAGCGTCAAAAAATTAAACTCATTTGCATGACTAGCCGCGCTGAAAGCGCCATGGGACGCGTGGCGGATGTGCATTTATGTATCAAGGTGCCGCAGGAAGCTTGTCCGCTCGGCCTTGCGCCCACCACCAGTACTACCGCCACCCTGGTCATGGGTGATGCATTAGCCGTTGCGCTATTAGAAGCACGCGGTTTCACGCCTGAAGATTTCGCCCTTTCACATCCAGGCGGCGCGTTGGGTCGCAAACTGCTGCTGCATGTCAGTGATATTATGCACAGCGGTGATGAAATGCCGCATGTCACGCACGACGCTTCTCTGCGTGATGCGCTGCTGGAAATTACACGTAAAAACCTCGGGTTAACCGTTATCGTTAACGATCTGATGAAAATTGAAGGCATCTTTACCGATGGTGATTTACGCCGCATCTTCGACATGGGCATCGATTTCCAGCGGGCAACCATTGCAGAAGTAATGACGCGTGGCGGCATTCGCGTTCGCCCTAATGTCCTGGCGGTGGATGCCTTGAATTTGATGCAAACCAAAAACATCACCGCGCTACTGGTGGCCGATGACGATCGTCTGCTCGGTGTGGTACATATGCATGACATGCTGCGCGCAGGCGTGGTCTGA
- the ptsN gene encoding PTS IIA-like nitrogen regulatory protein PtsN: MNNDLTLELSSVLSLDCTRSSVHCQSKKRALEIISELAAKQLNLPHQTLFEAILTRERMGSTGIGNGIAIPHGKLDEDTLRAVGVFISLEQPIAFDAVDNQPVDLLFALLVPADQCKTHLHTLSLVAKRLADKTVCRRLRAAQSNEELYAIITEGQSEQ; the protein is encoded by the coding sequence ATGAACAACGATCTGACACTGGAATTGAGCTCCGTACTTTCGCTGGACTGCACCCGCAGCAGCGTACATTGCCAGAGCAAAAAACGGGCGCTGGAAATTATCAGCGAACTGGCCGCCAAGCAGCTCAACCTGCCGCACCAAACGCTTTTCGAAGCAATTCTTACCCGTGAGCGCATGGGAAGCACCGGTATTGGCAATGGAATTGCGATTCCTCACGGCAAGCTGGATGAAGATACATTGCGCGCGGTAGGCGTGTTCATTAGTCTTGAACAGCCCATCGCCTTTGACGCGGTGGATAATCAGCCGGTCGATCTGTTGTTTGCCCTTCTGGTTCCCGCAGATCAATGCAAAACGCACTTGCATACTCTTTCACTGGTGGCGAAAAGACTGGCAGATAAAACCGTCTGTCGTCGCCTGCGAGCGGCGCAAAGTAATGAAGAGCTCTACGCGATTATTACAGAAGGCCAGTCAGAACAGTAA
- the lptC gene encoding LPS export ABC transporter periplasmic protein LptC, giving the protein MSKSRRWITLILTLIALVLIGWNLTNQDDTSAPVANDQAPTYTSADSNTVVYNPQGALTYKLVSDKVTYFSVDELSWFDNPVMTTYDENKVPTWSVRADKAKLTKDRMLYLYGHVELTTLTQDSQLQRIKTDNAQVNLVSQDVTSDDQVTLYGRSFNSTGMKMRGNLRTKNAELIEKVKTSYEIQNEQKQP; this is encoded by the coding sequence ATGAGTAAAAGCAGGCGTTGGATAACGCTGATTCTGACTTTGATTGCACTGGTTCTTATCGGCTGGAATCTGACTAATCAGGACGACACTAGCGCGCCCGTTGCTAACGATCAGGCGCCAACTTACACCAGCGCAGACTCCAATACGGTGGTGTATAACCCGCAAGGTGCCCTGACGTACAAGCTGGTTTCAGACAAGGTGACCTACTTTTCAGTCGATGAGTTGAGCTGGTTCGATAATCCAGTGATGACCACTTACGATGAAAACAAAGTGCCAACCTGGTCGGTACGCGCAGATAAAGCAAAGCTGACCAAAGATCGTATGCTTTATCTGTATGGACATGTTGAGCTCACTACGCTGACGCAGGATTCTCAGCTTCAGCGTATCAAAACTGACAATGCTCAAGTGAACCTTGTCAGTCAGGACGTGACGTCTGACGACCAGGTAACGCTCTATGGCCGCAGCTTTAACTCTACCGGCATGAAAATGCGCGGTAATTTACGGACAAAAAACGCCGAGTTAATCGAAAAGGTCAAAACTTCTTATGAAATTCAAAATGAACAAAAACAGCCTTAA
- the npr gene encoding PTS phosphocarrier protein NPr, whose amino-acid sequence MTVKQTVEIKNKLGMHARPAMKLFELVQSFDAEVLLRNEAGTEAEASSVIALLMLDSAKGGHIEIEASGPEEIQALAAVIELFEAGFDED is encoded by the coding sequence ATGACCGTCAAACAAACTGTAGAAATCAAAAATAAGCTGGGCATGCATGCGCGCCCGGCAATGAAGCTGTTTGAGTTGGTACAAAGTTTTGACGCAGAAGTACTATTACGCAATGAAGCGGGTACTGAAGCCGAAGCCAGTAGCGTTATTGCGTTACTGATGCTGGACTCTGCCAAAGGCGGCCATATCGAAATTGAAGCCAGCGGCCCGGAAGAAATTCAGGCGCTAGCTGCTGTCATTGAGCTGTTTGAAGCGGGTTTTGACGAAGACTGA
- a CDS encoding calcium/sodium antiporter, which yields MFVATALLIIGLLLLAYGADRLVFSASILCRSFGIPPLIIGMTVVGMGTSLPEIILSFSAAQHGQMDLAVGTALGSNITNILLILGGAALLHPLTVHSNLIRRELPLMLLVSLLSGIMLFDNHLSRLDGLGLIAIAALYLIVVIRIARKAELNNNDTLTREQLAELPREEGNNTVAFLWLAVALIILPMSTRMVIDNATVFADYFGVSELVMGLTIIAVGTSLPELATVIAGALKGEDDIAIGNLIGANIYNIAIVLGLPALMHPGSVDYHAFARDYWVMLGVSALFALLCLLRRRRIGRTAGTLLLCGFIVWVTLLWLQPAFIDG from the coding sequence ATGTTCGTAGCTACCGCACTGCTGATTATCGGTCTGCTTTTACTGGCTTATGGTGCCGATCGTCTGGTGTTTAGCGCCTCGATTCTCTGCCGCTCATTTGGCATACCACCGTTGATTATAGGCATGACGGTGGTCGGCATGGGTACGTCGTTGCCAGAAATCATTCTCTCCTTCTCAGCGGCGCAGCATGGTCAAATGGATCTCGCTGTTGGCACCGCGCTGGGCTCGAACATTACTAATATATTGCTGATCTTGGGAGGAGCGGCTTTACTGCACCCGCTGACTGTCCATTCAAATCTGATTCGCCGCGAACTGCCGCTAATGCTGCTGGTCTCATTACTGAGCGGTATTATGCTGTTTGATAATCATCTTAGTCGACTTGATGGTCTGGGATTGATTGCCATTGCCGCCCTCTATTTGATCGTGGTGATCCGCATTGCTCGTAAAGCCGAACTTAATAACAATGACACGTTAACGCGTGAACAATTGGCTGAACTGCCACGCGAAGAGGGCAATAACACGGTGGCCTTTCTCTGGCTGGCCGTTGCGCTGATTATTTTACCGATGTCGACACGTATGGTGATCGATAACGCCACGGTATTTGCAGACTATTTTGGCGTCAGTGAACTCGTCATGGGCTTGACGATAATTGCAGTCGGCACCAGTTTGCCAGAGCTGGCCACCGTCATCGCAGGTGCGCTGAAAGGTGAAGATGATATCGCTATCGGTAATCTGATCGGTGCCAACATTTATAATATTGCCATTGTGCTGGGCCTGCCGGCACTGATGCATCCTGGCAGCGTAGATTATCACGCCTTCGCACGTGATTATTGGGTCATGCTCGGCGTAAGCGCCCTCTTTGCCCTGCTTTGCTTACTGCGCCGCCGCCGTATAGGCCGCACCGCAGGCACACTTTTACTCTGTGGGTTCATCGTCTGGGTTACGCTGCTGTGGTTACAGCCGGCGTTTATAGACGGATAA